From Erigeron canadensis isolate Cc75 chromosome 8, C_canadensis_v1, whole genome shotgun sequence, one genomic window encodes:
- the LOC122579820 gene encoding demethylepipodophyllotoxin synthase-like, with the protein MDLIVSLVTLIASIFCIMLFSRINKGPRKTAPEVGGSWPIIGHLHLLTGSKVPPHKLFGSMADKFGPIFTIKFGVHRTLVVSNSEVAKECLTTNDRVFSSRSKAMATEVMGHNSAMFAFAPSGPYWREIRKLIVLEMGSPRRLRMLEQIRVSELKSSIRDMYAKWKENKGPVNTVMIEMKEWFGDLTENMIMKMMFGNQISRGEQIKEDQFRKCVHRLTELMVANVPSDVIPGLRWLDIGGYEKKMKETAKEMDDIFHSWLEDHKNKMSSTQNAKEDEGKDQVLLAALLSRVNELKEDFYGYSHDTIVKASCQSIIIGASDTTTITLTWALSLLVNNPEVLKKAQEELEIHVGRDRIVEESDLKSLVYLQAIIKETMRLYPAGPLLLPHESTEDCIVSGYYVPKGTRLLINAWKIQHDPDVWSDPFEFQPERFLTTKKDIDVKGQHYELIPFGSGRRSCIGISFALQAISLILASIIHGFEFQKPSDEKIDMTESNALTNLKVTPLELLVAPRLSPELYQGST; encoded by the exons ATGGATTTAATTGTTTCTCTTGTAACTTTGATAGCTAGCATATTTTGCATTATGCTGTTTAGCAGGATAAACAAAGGACCTAGAAAAACAGCACCTGAAGTTGGAGGATCATGGCCGATTATTGGTCACTTGCATCTTTTAACCGGTTCTAAAGTTCCTCCTCACAAATTGTTCGGCTCTATGGCTGACAAGTTTGGACCAATTTTCACTATCAAATTTGGCGTTCATCGAACTCTGGTTGTTAGTAACTCAGAGGTGGCTAAAGAATGTTTAACCACCAACGACAGAGTATTTTCTAGCCGCTCAAAAGCCATGGCAACAGAGGTGATGGGCCACAACTCTGCTATGTTCGCCTTtgcaccaagtggaccatactGGCGTGAGATTCGCAAGTTGATTGTACTTGAAATGGGGTCTCCTCGTCGTCTCAGGATGCTAGAACAGATCCGAGTCTCTGAATTGAAGTCATCCATAAGAGATATGTATGCAAAATGGAAAGAGAACAAAGGGCCAGTTAACACGGTAATGATTGAAATGAAAGAATGGTTTGGAGATCTAACCGAGAATATGATTATGAAGATGATGTTTGGGAACCAAATTTCTCGTGGAGAACAGATTAAGGAAGATCAGTTCAGGAAATGTGTTCATCGGTTAACGGAACTAATGGTTGCTAATGTGCCATCTGATGTCATTCCTGGCTTGAGATGGTTAGATATCGGAGGTTAtgagaagaagatgaaggagaCGGCGAAAGAAATGGATGATATATTCCACTCATGGTTAGAAGATCACAAAAATAAGATGAGTTCTACACAAAATGCAAAAGAAGATGAGGGCAAAGACCAAGTTTTATTAGCGGCATTGTTATCGCGTGTTAATGAGCTAAAAGAGGACTTTTATGGCTATAGCCATGACACTATTGTAAAAGCCTCATGCCAG TCAATTATAATAGGGGCAAGTGACACGACGACGATAACCTTAACGTGGGCTTTATCATTGTTAGTCAATAACCCTGAGGTGTTGAAGAAAGCCCAAGAAGAGCTTGAAATCCATGTGGGAAGAGATAGAATTGTAGAAGAGTCGGATTTGAAGAGCTTAGTCTATCTTCAAGCCATTATCAAAGAAACTATGCGGCTTTATCCTGCAGGACCACTTTTGCTTCCTCATGAGTCCACAGAAGACTGCATCGTTAGTGGTTACTACGTTCCTAAAGGAACACGTCTTTTAATTAACGCTTGGAAGATACAACATGATCCTGACGTATGGAGCGATCCTTTTGAATTCCAACCCGAGAGATTCTTGACAACCAAAAAGGATATCGATGTGAAGGGCCAACACTATGAGCTGATTCCTTTTGGCAGTGGTCGAAGAAGCTGCATAGGAATCTCCTTTGCTCTTCAAGCCATCAGCTTGATACTAGCTAGCATAATACACGGATTTGAGTTTCAAAAGCCATCAGATGAGAAAATTGACATGACCGAAAGTAATGCATTAACAAATCTCAAAGTCACTCCACTTGAACTTCTTGTTGCTCCGCGTCTATCACCAGAGTTATATCAAGGTTCAACATAG